The following proteins come from a genomic window of Ovis canadensis isolate MfBH-ARS-UI-01 breed Bighorn chromosome 22, ARS-UI_OviCan_v2, whole genome shotgun sequence:
- the LOC138427682 gene encoding ATP synthase F(0) complex subunit B1, mitochondrial produces the protein MLSRVVLSAAAAAAPSLKNAAFLGPGVLQATRIFHTGQPSLAPVPPLPEHGGKVRFGLIPEEFFQFLYPKTGVTGPYVLGTGLILYLLSKEIYVITPETFSAISTIGFLVYVVKKYGASVGEFADKLNEQKIAQLEEVKQASIKQIQDAIDMEKSQQALVQKRHYLFDVQRNNIAMALEVTYRERLHRVYREVKNRLDYHISVQNMMRQKEQEHMINWVEKHVVQSISAQQEKETIAKCIADLKLLAKKAQAQPVM, from the coding sequence ATGCTGTCCCGGGTGGTACTTTCTGCCGCCGCCGCAGCAGCCCCTTCTCTGAAGAACGCAGCCTTCCTCGGTCCAGGGGTATTACAGGCAACGAGGATCTTTCACACAGGGCAGCCAAGTCTTGCCCCTGTACCACCTCTTCCTGAACATGGAGGGAAAGTTCGTTTTGGGCTGATCCCTGAGGAATTCTTCCAGTTCCTTTATCCTAAAACTGGTGTAACAGGACCCTATGTGCTTGGAACTGGGCTTATCTTATATTTACTCTCCAAAGAAATATACGTGATAACTCCAGAGACCTTCTCTGCCATATCAACAATAGGGTTCCTTGTCTATGTAGTTAAAAAATATGGTGCCTCTGTTGGGGAATTTGCTGATAAACTCAATGAGCAAAAAATTGCCCAACTGGAAGAGGTGAAACAGGCGTCCATCAAACAAATCCAGGATGCTATTGATATGGAGAAGTCACAGCAGGCACTGGTTCAAAAGCGCCATTACCTTTTTGATGTTCAAAGGAATAACATTGCTATGGCCTTGGAGGTTACTTACCGGGAACGGCTGCATAGAGTATACAGGGAGGTAAAGAATCGCCTGGACTATCACATCTCTGTGCAGAATATGATGCGTCAGAAGGAACAAGAGCACATGATAAACTGGGTGGAGAAGCATGTGGTGCAGAGCATCTCTGCACAGCAGGAGAAGGAAACAATCGCCAAGTGCATCGCAGATCTAAAGCTGCTCGCAAAGAAGGCGCAAGCTCAGCCAGTTATGTAA